The sequence TGATGCAGGGTCAGTGAGCGGaggagttgaaagatttcttggactctcaagatctggcagtagtgctctttttatttagagagtagtgtggaatagcatggggacaggacccatgggcagtgaagagctgtaggcttggggacaggacccatgggcagtgaagagctgctgctgctgctgcatggggacaggacccaggggcagtgaagagctgctgctgctgccctgagttgaaggttagggctaattttataaggcatgggtacgtgacttatttttattggaaaaagaaaagatgatgtaaaaagtcattaaatgatttcagtgcagatggggtctggttattgtgcggtcatataacttttagatacgaatctggccatatagattggcatgtaggtgaggatgccctgggtttctctccctggggcagccctaattcatatcataaaaaaaatccaccgggtcatatagtttggcatgtaggccagatcaccttgggcttctctagctggggcagccttaatccacatcacttcCACTCTTTCAGATGGCTCCATTATGACCATCTCCAATGACAAAGATCTAGCCTCTGCAATTATCTAGTTCACCTTGCCCTTGGACTATCAAACAAGCTGGTCTGCAATAGAGACTAGAGATAAAAGCCAGAAAAGCAGCTGTTCTTGGCCCAGAAGGCTGCTGGCCAATGGGATTCCCCATAACCTTCAAGTAGGTGTTAAATACTGCCACTACCTAAGTGGAGAACAGAATATTCAGCATGGGGATTGCACATGACAAGAGTCGCAttgatctatttttcttcttgccCACCCTCCATAAAATCAGGATTCTCTACTTCATCACAAAAAGAAAGGTTAGACTGGATCATCTATTCCACAAAAGACCTGTACCAGCCTCACCTTCACACAACTTCACTGGAAAGACAATGCAATGGCTGAGCTGGAGGAGGTCATCAGAACTAATTACAGTGCTAGCTAGGATGAGGCCTGACATCCCTGGGATGCAACCTGGAAGAGAAAAGGGCTCAAGAGCTTGCCACAAAACCTGTTTAAGTCAACTCTGTTAACTTCTctgtaaataaaagtaaaacattcctttaaaacaaaacaaaaagctactGAGGCATTAGACCCAGGGAATAAAAACTAGAATGTAACTTCCTGTCCTATCCTAAAGGTGATGAGATaagatcacaaaaaaaaaaaaagaatctttgcagggccagcctggtggcacagcggttaagttcacatgttctgcttcggcggcccagggttcgcgggttcggagcccaggtgcagacatggtactgcttggcacgccatgctgtggcaggtatcccacatataaagtagaggaagatgggtatggatgttagctcagggccagtcttcctcagcaaaaagaggaggattggtggcagattttagctcagggctaatcttcctcaaaaaaagaaagagagaggctggccccccgtggctgaatggttaggttctcgcgctccgctgcaggcagcccggtgtttcgttggttcgaatcctgggtgcagacatggcactgctcatcagaccacactgaggcagcgttccacatgccacaactagaaggacccacaacaaagaatatacaactatgtaccagggggctttggggagaaaaaggaaaaaataaaatcttgagaaaaaaaaaaaaaagaaattgggagGCAAGACCGTGCAAGGATTGGCTACTTTAGGGGCTCAACAATGTCATAAGACACCCTATTCTTTCCATCCTCTGTGCTGCCATCCTCAACACTGTTTCTTGTCCTCAGGATTATCTTCCTCATGATTATCCTCATGATTTTGTCCTCAGGATTATCCCCCTCACCAATCTAACACCAGGTAGAAACTGGCCATTCCTTATTACTAGGAATGGTCTAAGCGACGTTATCTTGCAGCACTGCCCCAAATTCACCAGCAGCTCGAAAGCAGGTGGAGAAGAGTGGCCTCAGACACGAGGCATAAACAGTTCCTTTATTATAAATCACCAAAGCTgatgaaataggaaaaataaatactctttaaacaaaaattaaatatggctgcctaaaataactaaaataacacAATGGCCAATAGTTAAGCTCTTTTGAAATATTAGCACTACGTGTATACATCCTTCAACCTGGTAACTTTTTATAGAGTGTTTCATTTTTCCTAAAAGTATATTACATTAATCACaatttgtttaaattattatGATATTACATCCATAACAATCATCTAAATACTGAAATACCATTAGAATACAACTTTGATCATTTGGGGAAATTTCCATTTCAAGTCAATGAAAAATAtccatatatttacatattttactcTTCAAGGTAGGTCACCTCCAGATTTCTTGGAATATTTTACCCTTTTCTACGAAAGTGTATGCGACTTGTAAATTCTCTGAACTTCAGTATTAAGGAGTAGTTACTCATGTTGTCTTTCCATGCTTCATATGTCCTTCTAAATTTGTCATAATAACTCTCTTTTTTCAAGTTGAAATCTGAtccagttttttttaaattactgtattTTCCCCATATTTCTCTCCAGGAGCCtttgaatttttccaaataactttctttttcagattcttctttccatattccttctctttttttcaaggCTGTTAATTCAGCTTTAAGTAAGTTTCTGTGAATTCTCCAATAGATTTTAGAATCATGGTTTAGCCCTTTAACAAGAACAGTTTTGCCAAGGCCTCttctcagaatttcttcattCAGACTCACAGTAAAATACCTACccttaaatagaaaataacacaaaccaattatttaagaaaattgcTAGTATACCCATGTCATCTTTTCACTTTAAAATCAATCATTCAGCAACTTCAGACTTCCAGAGAAAAGccaaaaacataaagcaaaaggGTCCCCAAGAGCTTAAAACAGCTATTGTTAAATCCAAGAATTTCATTACTGGAAGAGATCTCGCTCAAAGTCAACTGCCTCTTATCACGAATTATGTGGTTCTCCACAGGCTCACTGCTCCCCAACCTAAAGAGGCGTAGAAGCAGTAAAGTCTAAGAAGCACCTTtggtttgtttgctgttgtttggAGGAGAAACGGAGCACACAAGATATGCAAAATGTCAGCGGGCCACAGCAAAAGCAACTAAAACAAATAAGAAgtagaaaaaggcaaaatgaacTGAATCATCACTGAAATTAGGTTCAGAATTCCAGTGCTTAGGAAGACACTGGCATGTAAAtaatgtaaatacatttttaaaagacttcccACAAAATAATTAACATGAAAATACTTCTGGCCCTTAAATCTTCATCCTTTAGGAAATTTCATTCATGGAATATCTCCCTCCTTAATGAAATGGATAAATGGGATGTTTTCCCCCCACTAATTTACAGTATAAAAGGGATCCTGCTTAGCTATTTCTATAGTCCTTGTGAGATTTTAACCTAACAAGATTAATTTTAACAAAGGGTTAATAATTTAGTAGCTTCTGGTATATGATGGTAAGGCATAAACAAATACGGTTTTAAAAAGCTTATCATATTTTtctcaatcttttaaattttaggagCTCATTCCCTTAAACCAAAATCAGAATAATTAAAATTCAACCTCACACATTAGTGAAATTCAACAGATGTAAATTACCACCATACGCATATAGTATGGTGTGGTCCCCTTCTAGAAAGCAATGCGAGGTGAAGTATTTAAAGTGAagtttggggggctggccccgtggccgagtggttaagttcgcgcgctccgctgcaggcggcccagtgtttcgttggttcgaatcctgggcgcggacatggcactgctcatcaaaccacgctgaggcagcgtcccacataccacaactagaagaacccacaacgaagaatacacacaactatgtaccggggggctttggggagaaaaaggggaaaaaataaaatctttaaaaaaataaaaaaaataaaaaataaagtgaagttTGGGCTCAGGAGCCAGAAGGAGCTGGCTTGAATACAGGCTCTCCCACTGTGCTACCCTGAGTCCCACCTGCAAATGGGAATAAAAACAATGACTCCATAGGGTCGTTTCGAGGATACATAAAAGAGACTTCTCAACTCAAaagagaagataaatatttttctaaggcCTTTGGCATCttttatataattctattttttctataataaacatctataactaaaattttataacaaaatttatatgtggaacactTGGTCTCTATATATAATCACTGTGTAGcagtttaaagacaaaaaaattcagTCCCATTATATATTCAAGGTTCTAATGATGTGTTCATgtataaataataagaataaaatattgctCGTTATTTCTTCACACTACTTACCCTATTCACCAAAAGGTAGCAAAAGAGTGTTGAATTCTCCTTTCCAAGAAGCTGGAACCATAGAAGTTGGGAAGGTTTTAGCTCTTTCTGTAACCACATCTTCCCAGTTTCAGtgagttctactccagccagctGAACCAGCAAAACACCGCATGGCTCTTCTAAAAATGTCAGATGGGAAAGAGTTTAGCTCTAATTCCAGGCTGcaaaaacaaattccaaaatCATTTAGCCCCCCAAAAACAACCAAATATATTATGTTTACTTATAAATCCTCAGACTCTATGTAGGTCcatttatttccatatttaaGTCTTCTTTTAAAACAAGTATACAACAGACGGGAATAATTTCAAAAACTCATTTCAACAAGCTCTGGAATAAGATGTAGAGTTTAaccaactttcttttttaaaccttccagatttatttctatgtaaatatacacataaCGCTATAGACATGTAGTTCAATAATATGGGTTCTTACTACCAAAAGAACTGTACAAACTGCTCTTTCACTTACCTTATTGAGGCTTTCTTCccatctcaataaatattgatttacatcaacatttttttatacattttgtgaAACTGACTTCCAGACAGAATTTTATCAATTTATATTCAAAGTAACACAGTATTAAGGTTTGTTTACCCCAACTCTTGATAAAATTTTAAccaatttaactttttaaagattcatatagaacttttattttatttaaaaaattttttttggtgagagagattggccctgagccaacatctatggcaatcttcctctattttgtatgtgggacacagccacagcatggcttgatgagtggtgtgtaggtccatgcccaggatctgaacccatgaaccccaggccaccaaagcagagcacacgaacttaaacactacaccaccgggccaacccctggccttttttttttttttttaaatgtgtgcatAAAAGATTTCTTGAACAGCTGGGAAAACGAAGGGATTCATATCACAGAAACAAGCTCTACTGTTtaggtgaaaatattttatgGGTATAACTTAACCTTATTTGGTAGATTTGTTCCTGGAagattttttgttaaatttttattgacCACATCATACTTTAAATGCTCAACGGGGAATGGCTAATTTTAAAGGAATCTGGCGATCTTTTGTAGAGTGAAGAATTAAGACATTAACACTTACGGTTGATAATGTTGAATTAGAGCAAAAGCCTTGATCTCAAAGCTTTTATTGGAAGACAGTTGGTGTTCATGGCAACACTAAAGGATTGGAGAGAGACTTCAGAACCTTCATGCCGCCCTTAGCTCATTATGTACCAACAATTTGAATTTATCTGATCTTTATTATATGTTCTGCCCTAATCTGTGTATTTACTGCATGACAGGTTTTTGCTAAGGGCATGATCTTCCTACTTAGATCTTTAGATACTTCTCTAACTGAAATTCTAGGACAGGTTTCAAGAAACCCATGTCCTAAGGAAAATCTTCTTCTGTTATCAAATAATACTGTATCAGGGGCTTAGCATATCTTCTTGAAAGCAAGCATATTTTTTTCCTAGCAGTTAGATAAACTTAACTTTATACTTTCGACCACTTGTATA is a genomic window of Equus asinus isolate D_3611 breed Donkey chromosome 21, EquAss-T2T_v2, whole genome shotgun sequence containing:
- the C21H3orf33 gene encoding protein C3orf33 homolog isoform X1, whose protein sequence is MAARSAAPTSEPGEAAAAPNAVARVSQWADDHLRLVRNISTVMAAAGMMLLLRSVRLTSKFTSSSEIPVEFIRRNVKLRGRLRRITDSGLEIEHIPITLPIISSWRKEPCGVLLVQLAGVELTETGKMWLQKELKPSQLLWFQLLGKENSTLFCYLLVNRGRYFTVSLNEEILRRGLGKTVLVKGLNHDSKIYWRIHRNLLKAELTALKKREGIWKEESEKESYLEKFKGSWREIWGKYSNLKKTGSDFNLKKESYYDKFRRTYEAWKDNMSNYSLILKFREFTSRIHFRRKG
- the C21H3orf33 gene encoding protein C3orf33 homolog isoform X2: MAAAGMMLLLRSVRLTSKFTSSSEIPVEFIRRNVKLRGRLRRITDSGLEIEHIPITLPIISSWRKEPCGVLLVQLAGVELTETGKMWLQKELKPSQLLWFQLLGKENSTLFCYLLVNRGRYFTVSLNEEILRRGLGKTVLVKGLNHDSKIYWRIHRNLLKAELTALKKREGIWKEESEKESYLEKFKGSWREIWGKYSNLKKTGSDFNLKKESYYDKFRRTYEAWKDNMSNYSLILKFREFTSRIHFRRKG